CACAGATTACATTTCTATTAGACAGAACTGTCCTAGACCCAATGTCTATCTTACAAAAAATACAGAATGCAAACTAATTAAACAAATTCATGGTCAAACAATGGAACCTGTGAGTGCTCAAACTTgatgagactgccttgtttttccaggtcttgaatATCTTCCACCTGTGGTAGGGTGCTTACCACTTTTCTCTCACTCTTTGTTAAGAATCCTACCTCATAAACACCAAGcgaattttctttctctgacaggattCTAATTTTCACAGGTTCTGGCTGTCAAGGTTTGACTGAATCAGAATACTgaacattttaacattttaaaagacaAGCAGAAAATGTTCTGTGTAAGATAGACTAAGCAgatctaaaaataaaaaggcaatgtGGAAATCTTGTTTGGATCCTAGTTTCAAAAAGCCCAACAACTACAATAGATACTTTAAGAACTGGAAAATTTTTCATTTGTTGTGTGGGACAAGGAAGatcttgggtttttttggtaggaAATTGGCCTTATTTTTAGGCGGTGCATGCTTAGATTGGAAGGTGAATTCAAAGTCTGCAGTTAACCCTTGGTTATTTCATCATAATAACTTACATATTTGGAAAGATTCCTTACATTTATAAAGCCTCTCTAAACTGTGAATTGTCATGTTTACTGAACTTTGATAACTGACTAAAGGCTTtctcacattccttacattcatatggCTCCCTCCACTGTGATTTTCATATATTTAGTGAGGTTTCTGGACAGACTAAAAGCTTTCCCAcactccttacattcataaggaatctctccactgtgaattctcaTATGTGCAATGAGCTCTGAGGAGTGACTAAAGGTTTTGCTACATTCCTTACATTCCTAAGGCTTCCCTCCACTGTGAGTTATCATATGTCTAGTGAGGCTTCCAGACAGACTAAAAGTTTTCCCACATTccatacattcataaggcctctctccactgtgagtttttATATGTTCAGTGAGGTGTGAGGaccgactaaaggctttcccacattccttacattcgaaaggcctctctccactgtgagttcttttatgtttagTGAGGTTTGAGGAGTgactaaaggcttttccacattgcttacattcataaggcctctctccactgtgaattctcaTATGTGCAATGAGGTCTGAGGACTGACaaaaggccttcccacattccttacattcataaggcctctcgcCACTATGAGTTCTTGTATGTACAGTGAGGTTTGAGGACTGaccaaaggctttcccacattccttacattcataaggcctcccTCCACTGTGAATTATCATATGTCTAGTAAGGTTCCCAGAGAGTctaaaagctttcccacattccttacatttataaggcctctctccactgtgaagtgTTATATGTGCAATGAGGTCTGAGgactgactaaaggctttcccacattccttgcattcataaggcctctctccactgtgaattcttatATGTTTGGTGAGGTTTGAGGagtgactaaaggctttcccacattccttacattcataaggcctctgtccactgtgagttcttgcATGTTCAGTGAGGTGTGAGGACCAACTAAAGgtcttcccacattccttacattcatatggCCTCTCACCACTATGAGTTCTTGTATGTACGGTGAGGTTTGAGGAGTGaccaaaggctttcccacattctttacattcataaggcctcccTCCTCTGTGAGTTATCATATGTCTAGCAAGGTTTCCAGACAGTctaaaagctttcccacattccttacatttataaggcctctctccactgtgaactGTTATATGTGCAATGAGGTCCGAGGACTGacaaaaggctttcccacattccttacattcataaggcctctctccactgtgagttcttacatGTTTGGTGAGGTTTGAGGagtgactaaaggctttcccacattccttacattcataaggcctctgccCACTGTGAATTCTTGCATGTTCAGTTAGGTTTGAGGaccaactaaaggctttcccacactccttacattcataaggcctctctccactgtgagttttcATATGTTTAGTGAGGTTTCTGGACCAACTGAAAAcgttcccacattccttacattcataaggcctttctCCACTATGAGTTCTTGTATGTTTGGTGAGGTGTGAGGGCCGACTAacggctttcccacattccttacactcaTGAGGCCTCTCACCACTGTGAGCTTTTATATGTTCAGTGAGGTTTCGGaactgactaaaggctttcccacattctttacattcataaggcctctctccactatgAGTTCTAAGATGTTTAGTGACATTTGAGGagtgactaaaggctttcccacattccttacattcataaggcctctctccactatgAGTTCTTGTATATAGGTTGGGGTTTGAGGATGGACAacaggctttcccacattccttacattcataaggcctctctccactgtcagTTATCATATATCTAGTAGGGCTTCTAGACACACaaaaagctttcccacattccttatattcataaggcctctctccattgTGAGTTTTTAGATGTTCAGTAAGTTCTGAGGACTGACTAAAGGTCTTCCCACAtttcttacattcataaggcctcactCCAATGTGAGTTATTATATGTTTAGTGAGCTTTGAGGAATGATAAAAGGCTCTGCCACATTCCTTTCCCTCAAAGGGCTTGTCTCCAGTAAGAGTTCTCATAGGAGTGCTGAGGTAAGAGGGACAACTGCAGGCTTCTCCACATTCATTACACCAAGAGACACTGCATCCAGTGTGAGATCTCACATGATGCTTAAGTAATGAATGATCCATCAAAGATTTTCCACATTCAAGGCGTTCAGAAAGATATGCTTCCATAAGAATTCTTTTGAGCATAGAATGATTTGGAATTCCGCTGAAGGTCTGTCCACATTGATCATCTTTGTTAATTTCACAGAGGTTATCTTCTATACACCTTCTGTTAAAAACAGGCAGCATGCTGTTAGATATAAATTTGTTACCATTTCACCATTACCACATATATTAAACATGTATTTTCTTGCCCTGAACTGTCTCGTGTTTCATACATGAAATCACCTGGCAGAAACGCTACAAATTTTTAATGCATATCTTAAAATATGAAGTTATATAATTGTATATAAGTGAAATATGTTTCAAACATTCAATACCTGACTCACATTTAAGAACATATTGCACTGTGAAAGTTCTATAAACACATAATTTTAGAgctggttttatatacatatacaagggacaattctactctgttctctagggtcactatgagtcagaatcgactcgacggcactgggtttgtgatggttaagatgccTGGATGGCACAAAAGGTTTGTGCCAGACTAAAACCTAAAGGTAGGTGTTTTGAACACACTCAGTGGCactgctacaagtcagaataggcttgacagcaacaggtttgagatATAcgtatagatatgtatatatgtaggtgTATGTGTGctgaaaccctatgtggtagttctactctatgtcTTACAGggtctatatgagttggaatagactcaacagtaatgggtttgcaTAAACATATACatggatgatagatgatagataaatgatagatagatagatgatacatagacagatgatagatagatggttgattgattgatagatagatgatagatgatagctaGCTAGATAGCTAGCTAGATGATAGCTAGATGATAGCTAGCTAGATGATGGCTAGCTGGATGATGGCTAGCTGGATGATGGCTAGCTGGATGATGGCTAGCTGGATGACGGCTAGCTAGCTAGATAGCTAGCTAGATGATAGCTAGCTAGATGATAGCTAGCTAGAtgatagctagctagctagctagatagctagctaaatagatgatagagagagagagaggcaggtaGATGATAACTagaggatagatagatgatagacagatagtagatagatgatagatggatggatggacggacggacggacggacggatggatggatgatagaggatagatgataggtagatagacagacagacagacacagacagacagatagataggtgctgttgagtcactgtAATTat
The sequence above is drawn from the Elephas maximus indicus isolate mEleMax1 chromosome 9, mEleMax1 primary haplotype, whole genome shotgun sequence genome and encodes:
- the LOC126082922 gene encoding zinc finger protein 420-like; protein product: MQSQNTVDVEDVAVDFTQEEWALLDLSQRTLYRNVMMETFRNLASVVSQNLNHGEKLSTESIIVEFIENDTWSAMVGEMFELHDVEDQRINQKTHVRRCIEDNLCEINKDDQCGQTFSGIPNHSMLKRILMEAYLSERLECGKSLMDHSLLKHHVRSHTGCSVSWCNECGEACSCPSYLSTPMRTLTGDKPFEGKECGRAFYHSSKLTKHIITHIGVRPYECKKCGKTFSQSSELTEHLKTHNGERPYEYKECGKAFCVSRSPTRYMITDSGERPYECKECGKACCPSSNPNLYTRTHSGERPYECKECGKAFSHSSNVTKHLRTHSGERPYECKECGKAFSQFRNLTEHIKAHSGERPHECKECGKAVSRPSHLTKHTRTHSGERPYECKECGNVFSWSRNLTKHMKTHSGERPYECKECGKAFSWSSNLTEHARIHSGQRPYECKECGKAFSHSSNLTKHVRTHSGERPYECKECGKAFCQSSDLIAHITVHSGERPYKCKECGKAFRLSGNLARHMITHRGGRPYECKECGKAFGHSSNLTVHTRTHSGERPYECKECGKTFSWSSHLTEHARTHSGQRPYECKECGKAFSHSSNLTKHIRIHSGERPYECKECGKAFSQSSDLIAHITLHSGERPYKCKECGKAFRLSGNLTRHMIIHSGGRPYECKECGKAFGQSSNLTVHTRTHSGERPYECKECGKAFCQSSDLIAHMRIHSGERPYECKQCGKAFSHSSNLTKHKRTHSGERPFECKECGKAFSRSSHLTEHIKTHSGERPYECMECGKTFSLSGSLTRHMITHSGGKP